From Xenopus laevis strain J_2021 chromosome 7L, Xenopus_laevis_v10.1, whole genome shotgun sequence, one genomic window encodes:
- the LOC121395368 gene encoding interferon-induced protein with tetratricopeptide repeats 5-like, translating to MYLKYQLCALCFNYSESQATLKSHLEELKCHFTWGLQEKDADLEELKERLNKQLKYLNVDCKGRVYNLLAYVTHLKNDNTEAIVYLQKAEAILWDSKVLETDKKYLMTFSNYAWIYYYLNDSESSKLYIEKINTIYMQSKGLEGLVQSETYGEQGWALVNFCGQYYEKAKDCFEEALKANPDDPEWNTGLATVVYRLEEYRSKRRPYLKYVSFQLLERAVKLNPKDSVSKALFALKLQELKKQEEAMKYIKDALELTPDLPYVLRYVAKFYRRAGMFEEAIGVLKKAVSITPTSGFLHHQLGLCYRQMLIQRNRTGRGDKSGQDTQKIKDLMEKAIFHFEMVLEVKKSFLHAHFDLADMYVRSNQSKKAEETYKKATELTTTPEYEKQQAHLEYGTFLENCKKSEDEAVDQYKEGLRIQKNEYRQQCETSLRRIANQKLKRNPSDVSGLALLLFISKENQDYDPSNEE from the coding sequence ATGTATCTCAAATACCAACTGTGTGCTTTATGTTTTAATTACAGTGAGTCACAGGCTACACTGAAATCTCACcttgaagagctgaagtgccacTTTACATGGGGGCTACAGGAAAAGGATGCTGATCTTGAAGAATTGAAAGAAAGACTTAACAAACAACTGAAATATTTGAACGTGGATTGTAAAGGGAGGGTATATAACCTTCTGGCCTATGTAACCCATTTGAAGAATGATAATACAGAGGCTATTGTGTATCTCCAAAAAGCAGAGGCTATTCTTTGGGATTCTAAAGTATTGGAGACCGACAAGAAATATCTGATGACCTTCTCCAACTATGCGTGGATCTATTACTACCTTAATGATAGTGAAAGCTCCAAGCTCTATATTGAGAAGATAAATACTATTTATATGCAATCAAAAGGGCTTGAAGGTCTTGTGCAATCTGAGACTTACGGAGAACAAGGATGGGCTCTGGTGAACTTCTGTGGCCAATACTATGAAAAAGCAAAAGACTGTTTTGAAGAGGCTCTGAAAGCGAATCCAGATGATCCTGAATGGAATACTGGACTGGCAACTGTAGTTTATCGGCTGGAGGAATACCGAAGCAAAAGAAGGCCCTACCTCAAATATGTCTCATTCCAGCTATTGGAACGGGCAGTTAAGCTGAATCCAAAGGACTCTGTAAGTAAGGCACTTTTTGCTTTGAAACTACAGGAGTTAAAGAAACAAGAAGAGGCAATGAAGTATATTAAGGATGCCCTAGAACTGACACCAGATCTTCCGTATGTGCTTCGCTATGTTGCCAAATTTTACAGACGAGCAGGGATGTTTGAGGAAGCTATTGGAGTCCTGAAAAAGGCTGTAAGCATAACTCCTACCTCTGGTTTTCTCCATCATCAGCTGGGACTGTGCTACAGACAAATGCTTATACAAAGGAACAGAACAGGAAGGGGTGATAAAAGTGGTCAagacacacaaaaaataaaagatctaATGGAAAAGGCAATATTTCACTTTGAAATGGTGCTAGAAGTGAAAAAGTCATTTCTACATGCGCATTTTGATTTAGCAGATATGTACGTCAGATCAAATCAATCTAAAAAAGCAGAAGAAACCTATAAAAAGGCCACAGAGCTAACAACCACTCCTGAATATGAGAAACAACAAGCCCACTTAGAGTATGGAACATTTCTGGAAAACTGCAAGAAATCTGAAGATGAAGCTGTAGATCAGTACAAGGAAGGGCTGCGGATTCAAAAGAATGAATACAGACAACAGTGTGAGACGTCTCTGAGAAGGATAGCCAATCAGAAGTTAAAGAGAAACCCCAGTGATGTTTCAGGGCTTGCTTTGCTTCTGTTTATCAGTAAGGAAAACCAGGACTATGATCCATCCAATGAAGAATAG